In one window of Pseudorasbora parva isolate DD20220531a chromosome 7, ASM2467924v1, whole genome shotgun sequence DNA:
- the siglec15l gene encoding sialic acid binding Ig-like lectin 15, like isoform X2: protein MSVMPQVNGSFGQNVILPCNFTHSKQNSYTGGIIVKWTKDKELIFHCNLQNKTNRQDNNNCINLKPSERLSLNGNPRKGDLSLSISNSKFTDASLYNCRVELDYIKFGKNTDLIINAPAQILNLSLDLDAKANGMMLKCFAQGNPVPEVTWTSSSGPLKTVPIQTQLSNYIISSVPFSDQDVYTCQAVNPLGHDQRKFPPGHPNCSGLLEATCFLGCLLFLVLVAVVMDVIIRRRSVQGLMQHHIDVQSVQTANETNVYANVSTSAPVGCETRLDEVYSKRMSLKGRKVGLIPEAQNHRSPKEPPRPPSRPPLPPQ, encoded by the exons ATGTCTGTAATGCCTCAGGTCAACGGCTCTTTTGGACAGAATGTGATTCTCCCCTGCAACTTCACACACTCAAAACAAAATTCTTACACTGGCGGTATCATTGTCAAATGGACAAAGGACAAGGAACTCATCTTTCACTGCAATCTTCAGAACAAGACAAACAGACAAGACAACAATAACTGCATTAACCTAAAACCATCAGAGAGACTCTCGCTTAACGGTAACCCCAGGAAAGGAGACCTATCCTTGAGTATCAGTAATTCAAAGTTTACAGATGCTTCATTGTACAACTGTAGGGTGGAGCTGGATTATATTAAGTTTGGGAAAAACACTGATCTTATTATCAATG CTCCGGCTCAAATCCTCAACCTGTCCCTGGATTTAGATGCTAAAGCTAATGGTATGATGCTGAAATGTTTTGCCCAAGGGAATCCGGTTCCAGAAGTGACATGGACCTCCTCATCTGGGCCGCTGAAAACAGTTCCAATCCAAACTCAACTCAGCAACTACATCATCAGCTCAGTTCCATTCTCTGACCAGGACGTGTACACTTGCCAAGCTGTGAACCCACTGGGACACGATCAGAGAAAATTTCCTCCAGGTCATCCAAATTGTTCTGGTCTTTTGGAAGCGACTTGTTTTCTGGGATGTTTGCTGTTTCTTGTGCTTGTGGCGGTCGTTATGGATGTGATAATAagaa GACGAAGTGTGCAGGGACTCATGCAACA cCATATAGATGTACAAAGCGTTCAAACCGCTAATGAGACCAATGTATATGCCAATGTTAGCACTTCAGCTCCAGTTG GTTGTGAAACCAGACTAGATGAAGTGTACTCAAAAAGAATGTCACTAAAGGGACGGAAGGTGGGACTGATTCCTGAGGCCCAGAATCACAGAAGTCCCAAAGAACCCCCCAGACCCCCCAGCCGCCCTCCTCTCCCACCCCAGTAG
- the siglec15l gene encoding sialic acid binding Ig-like lectin 15, like isoform X3, with protein MQDFVFGFLIFICSLEGLICSQWSMSVMPQVNGSFGQNVILPCNFTHSKQNSYTGGIIVKWTKDKELIFHCNLQNKTNRQDNNNCINLKPSERLSLNAPAQILNLSLDLDAKANGMMLKCFAQGNPVPEVTWTSSSGPLKTVPIQTQLSNYIISSVPFSDQDVYTCQAVNPLGHDQRKFPPGHPNCSGLLEATCFLGCLLFLVLVAVVMDVIIRRRSVQGLMQHHIDVQSVQTANETNVYANVSTSAPVGCETRLDEVYSKRMSLKGRKVGLIPEAQNHRSPKEPPRPPSRPPLPPQ; from the exons ATGCAAGATTTTGTGTTTggttttcttatttttatttgtagccTCGAAG GCCTAATATGTTCACAGTGGAGCATGTCTGTAATGCCTCAGGTCAACGGCTCTTTTGGACAGAATGTGATTCTCCCCTGCAACTTCACACACTCAAAACAAAATTCTTACACTGGCGGTATCATTGTCAAATGGACAAAGGACAAGGAACTCATCTTTCACTGCAATCTTCAGAACAAGACAAACAGACAAGACAACAATAACTGCATTAACCTAAAACCATCAGAGAGACTCTCGCTTAACG CTCCGGCTCAAATCCTCAACCTGTCCCTGGATTTAGATGCTAAAGCTAATGGTATGATGCTGAAATGTTTTGCCCAAGGGAATCCGGTTCCAGAAGTGACATGGACCTCCTCATCTGGGCCGCTGAAAACAGTTCCAATCCAAACTCAACTCAGCAACTACATCATCAGCTCAGTTCCATTCTCTGACCAGGACGTGTACACTTGCCAAGCTGTGAACCCACTGGGACACGATCAGAGAAAATTTCCTCCAGGTCATCCAAATTGTTCTGGTCTTTTGGAAGCGACTTGTTTTCTGGGATGTTTGCTGTTTCTTGTGCTTGTGGCGGTCGTTATGGATGTGATAATAagaa GACGAAGTGTGCAGGGACTCATGCAACA cCATATAGATGTACAAAGCGTTCAAACCGCTAATGAGACCAATGTATATGCCAATGTTAGCACTTCAGCTCCAGTTG GTTGTGAAACCAGACTAGATGAAGTGTACTCAAAAAGAATGTCACTAAAGGGACGGAAGGTGGGACTGATTCCTGAGGCCCAGAATCACAGAAGTCCCAAAGAACCCCCCAGACCCCCCAGCCGCCCTCCTCTCCCACCCCAGTAG
- the siglec15l gene encoding sialic acid binding Ig-like lectin 15, like isoform X1 yields the protein MQDFVFGFLIFICSLEGLICSQWSMSVMPQVNGSFGQNVILPCNFTHSKQNSYTGGIIVKWTKDKELIFHCNLQNKTNRQDNNNCINLKPSERLSLNGNPRKGDLSLSISNSKFTDASLYNCRVELDYIKFGKNTDLIINAPAQILNLSLDLDAKANGMMLKCFAQGNPVPEVTWTSSSGPLKTVPIQTQLSNYIISSVPFSDQDVYTCQAVNPLGHDQRKFPPGHPNCSGLLEATCFLGCLLFLVLVAVVMDVIIRRRSVQGLMQHHIDVQSVQTANETNVYANVSTSAPVGCETRLDEVYSKRMSLKGRKVGLIPEAQNHRSPKEPPRPPSRPPLPPQ from the exons ATGCAAGATTTTGTGTTTggttttcttatttttatttgtagccTCGAAG GCCTAATATGTTCACAGTGGAGCATGTCTGTAATGCCTCAGGTCAACGGCTCTTTTGGACAGAATGTGATTCTCCCCTGCAACTTCACACACTCAAAACAAAATTCTTACACTGGCGGTATCATTGTCAAATGGACAAAGGACAAGGAACTCATCTTTCACTGCAATCTTCAGAACAAGACAAACAGACAAGACAACAATAACTGCATTAACCTAAAACCATCAGAGAGACTCTCGCTTAACGGTAACCCCAGGAAAGGAGACCTATCCTTGAGTATCAGTAATTCAAAGTTTACAGATGCTTCATTGTACAACTGTAGGGTGGAGCTGGATTATATTAAGTTTGGGAAAAACACTGATCTTATTATCAATG CTCCGGCTCAAATCCTCAACCTGTCCCTGGATTTAGATGCTAAAGCTAATGGTATGATGCTGAAATGTTTTGCCCAAGGGAATCCGGTTCCAGAAGTGACATGGACCTCCTCATCTGGGCCGCTGAAAACAGTTCCAATCCAAACTCAACTCAGCAACTACATCATCAGCTCAGTTCCATTCTCTGACCAGGACGTGTACACTTGCCAAGCTGTGAACCCACTGGGACACGATCAGAGAAAATTTCCTCCAGGTCATCCAAATTGTTCTGGTCTTTTGGAAGCGACTTGTTTTCTGGGATGTTTGCTGTTTCTTGTGCTTGTGGCGGTCGTTATGGATGTGATAATAagaa GACGAAGTGTGCAGGGACTCATGCAACA cCATATAGATGTACAAAGCGTTCAAACCGCTAATGAGACCAATGTATATGCCAATGTTAGCACTTCAGCTCCAGTTG GTTGTGAAACCAGACTAGATGAAGTGTACTCAAAAAGAATGTCACTAAAGGGACGGAAGGTGGGACTGATTCCTGAGGCCCAGAATCACAGAAGTCCCAAAGAACCCCCCAGACCCCCCAGCCGCCCTCCTCTCCCACCCCAGTAG
- the cmtm7 gene encoding CKLF-like MARVEL transmembrane domain-containing protein 7, producing MPHTVVTTTSTTTTSSADGGFCNIAYARSFQGLLKIGQVVILLIAFLCVHCEQWRYEQSAFRYFEVVTAWFLAVFFFFFLMYLFRLQSKITCINWTLTEFLHYAVGGILVFIASIVVAVKSHGNSSFIAGSVFGFMATFLIAISIWTSYKVTCGSQPTGAAV from the exons ATGCCTCACACTGTCGTTACCACAACATCCACAACAACAACGTCCAGCGCGGATGGAGGATTTTGCAATATCGCTTATGCGCGTTCATTTCAAGGATTACTGAAAATCGGCCAAGTG GTGATCCTCCTGATTGCTTTCCTTTGTGTGCACTGTGAGCAGTGGCGCTACGAACAATCTGCCTTTCGCTACTTTGAGGTGGTCACTGCATGGTTTCTCGctgtcttcttcttcttcttcctcatGTATTTGTTTCGACTTCAAAGCAAAATCACATGCATCAACTGGACATTAACG GAGTTTTTACATTATGCTGTTGGAGGAATCCTGGTCTTTATCGCCTCTATAGTTGTAGCTGTGAAGAGTCATGGGAACTCATCTTTCATTGCTGGATCT GTGTTTGGCTTTATGGCTACTTTTCTTATTGCAATCAGCATATGGACTTCTTATAAGGTCACATGTGGCTCGCAACCAACTG GTGCCGCTGTGTAA
- the cmtm6 gene encoding CKLF-like MARVEL transmembrane domain-containing protein 6 codes for MATTDTVYNTTTTTQEPKSRKWFNVPSENLEKVRFGIKVTEVLLSFVAFVMEEVVSNCSNCGPLYFFEFVSCTAFLFTLLLLILLATTLHQKVGINCWPTLDFVYTAAMTFLFLIASIVFVRDNGQTSLEQATAAFGFLATAAFLADFAFFVKIRGIPCRNGNNQPVDHTPRQETEKLNSNGTE; via the exons ATGGCCACTACAGACACGGTGTACAACACCACCACAACAACGCAGGAGCCCAAATCCAGAAAATGGTTCAACGTGCCATCCGAGAATCTGGAGAAAGTTCGATTTGGGATAAAAGTGACTGAAGTG CTCCTTTCATTTGTGGCTTTCGTGATGGAGGAGGTCGTGTCTAATTGTTCAAACTGTGGACCGCTCTACTTCTTTGAATTTGTCAGTTGCACAGCCTTCCTCTTCACACTGTTGCTCCTCATCCTCCTGGCTACAACGTTACACCAGAAAGTCGGAATTAACTGCTGGCCTACTCTG GATTTTGTATACACAGCAGCTATGACATTCCTGTTCCTCATTGCCAGCATCGTGTTTGTGAGAGACAACGGACAGACGAGCCTTGAGCAGGCCACTGCG GCATTTGGCTTCTTGGCCACGGCGGCCTTCTTGGCTGACTTTGCTTTCTTTGTGAAAATTCGTGGTATTCCTTGCCGAAATGGAAACAACCAACCAGTAGACCACACACCGAGACAAGAGACTGAGAAACTCAACTCTAATGGAACTGAATGA
- the si:dkey-11p23.7 gene encoding V-set and Ig domain-containing protein has translation MPMRMSAMDVQRFSKTFGLLVVLHGAAIAKDDDSWSMKAPTEVRAIEGYPVVLPCSFSHPHHTHPSSMHVVWTLGHGRAATVLFRCTSLNNSQQCQPKPDQDQRYRLEGNHRNHDISLRLNSVTLKDSGRYFCRVELPGHPHTSFENTLGTRLRVEAAPRILSLSAEGSETSGFKAVCHVQGSPLPDVQWLAADGVLEGDTSFSLSQEAIGQYRTSSQLADVKPGGQYICAASNSLGKDQATLYVLPPSPERLTGKSSFSLLVLLLALALGIKLLLALGVGAWVIKRVFSSGDH, from the exons AATGTCTGCAATGGACGTGCAAAGGTTTAGTAAAACTTTCGGTCTGTTGGTGGTCCTTCATGGTGCAG CTATAGCCAAAGACGATGACAGCTGGTCGATGAAAGCACCAACTGAGGTCCGGGCGATCGAGGGGTACCCGGTAGTGCTGCCCTGCTCTTTCAGCCACCCGCACCACACCCATCCCTCCTCCATGCATGTGGTGTGGACCCTGGGCCACGGACGGGCCGCCACAGTTCTGTTTCGCTGCACGAGCCTGAACAACAGCCAGCAATGCCAACCAAAGCCCGACCAGGACCAGCGCTACCGCCTGGAGGGCAACCACCGAAACCATGACATCTCCCTCAGGTTAAACAGCGTGACCTTGAAGGACAGTGGCCGCTACTTCTGCCGGGTAGAGTTACCAGGGCACCCTCATACAAGCTTTGAAAACACGCTGGGAACCCGTCTACGAGTGGAGG CTGCACCACGAATCCTGAGTTTGTCCGCTGAGGGGAGTGAAACATCTGGCTTCAAAGCCGTGTGTCACGTTCAGGGTTCCCCTCTTCCTGATGTTCAGTGGCTCGCAGCAGATGGTGTTCTAGAGGGAGATACTTCATTCTCGCTTTCTCAGGAGGCTATCGGGCAATACCGCACATCAAGCCAACTAGCGGACGTCAAACCTGGAGGACAGTACATCTGCGCGGCTTCAAACTCTTTGGGGAAGGATCAAGCCACTCTCTATGTTTTGCCCCCCAGCCCAGAGAGGTTAACCGGAAAGAGCTCCTTCTCTCTCCTTGTGCTGCTTCTTGCTCTGGCGTTGGGGATCAAGCTGCTTTTAGCTCTGGGTGTGGGAGCCTGGGTGATCAAAAGGGTTTTTAGCAGCGGGGACCActga